The Candidatus Bathyarchaeota archaeon genome includes the window TTTATCGCCTTACGAGGCTATCATGGAGGGTATGGCTAAGGGTATGGATATCGTAGGGCAGAAGTACGAGCAGGGCGAGTATTTCCTGGCCGAGCTTATAATGGCCGGCGAGACTATGAAGGAGGGACTGTCGGTTTTGGAGCCTTACATGAAGAAGGGTGAGATGAGACACATAGGTAAGGTCGTGATAGGAACCGTCGAAGGCGACCTACACGACATAGGTAAAAACATAGTCATAACACTACTGACCGCCTCCGGGTTCGAGGTGGTGGACCTCGGCGTGGACGTATCGGCTGAGAAGTTTGTCGAAGCCGTCAGGAAGCATAAGCCGGACATAGTGGCCATGTCCGCCCTGCTGACGACCACGATGGTCAACATGGAGAAGGTGGTTAAAGCGCTCGAGGAGGCTGGGCTCAGGGATAAGGTTAAAATCATAGTCGGGGGAGCACCGTTAACAGAGGAGTTCGCCAAGCAGATAGGGGCAGACGCGTACGGCAGAGACGCCGTGGTGGGTGTCGAGATATGCCGGAGGTGGGTGTTGGAGAAAGGTTGAAGACCGTGGTAGTGGGGTATGGCTTCATAGGGAGGATTCATTCGAAACGCTGGTCTAAGATAGATGAAGCGGAGCTTTCCGCGGTTGTCGATATAATACCTGAGAGGGCTAGAGAGGCCGCGGAAGCCTACAGATGTAACGCCTATACGAGCCTTTCTGAGGCTTTAGATAAAGAGAAGCCCGATATAGTGGATATATGCACTCCCACTTACACGCATAAACAGCTCGTGTTGGAAGCCTTAAACGCTTATACGAACGTCATATGCGAGAAACCCTTAGCCTTATCGCTTCAAGACTGCCGTGAAATCATTAAGGCCGCTAAGGAGAGCGGTGTGAAGTTTATGGTAGCTCATTGTCTACGGTTTTTCCCCGATTACTCTACGGTTAAGAGACTCGTCGAAGGCGGCG containing:
- a CDS encoding corrinoid protein — protein: MLARLRDAIVNLDYEGIRDVAKEAIEAGLSPYEAIMEGMAKGMDIVGQKYEQGEYFLAELIMAGETMKEGLSVLEPYMKKGEMRHIGKVVIGTVEGDLHDIGKNIVITLLTASGFEVVDLGVDVSAEKFVEAVRKHKPDIVAMSALLTTTMVNMEKVVKALEEAGLRDKVKIIVGGAPLTEEFAKQIGADAYGRDAVVGVEICRRWVLEKG